The genomic segment TTATTTACCTACTATATTAATAAAAGAAGTCCTATATAAAGATTTATTAGACTAAAAAGGAGTAAAAAAATTTAAATTAAATTAAAAATTTAAAAAAAGAATTAATATTGAATTTGTTCTCTCTCGTAATATCCTTTAGGATGAGCGCATACAGGGCAAACCTCTGGAGCTTTTTCTCCTTCATGCACATTTCCACATTTTTGACAAATCCAAGCAATTTTTTCTCCAGATTTGCTATTGTATAAAGAATCTGCTTCAAGTTCTGTAAGTAATCTTTTATATCTTTCTTCATGTAGCTTTTCAATTTTTGCAAGTTTGTCAAATAAAAGTTCAGCACCTTTAAATCCTTCATCTTGTGCAATTGTTTTAAACTCAGGATACATCTCCTCAGTCTCATAATTCTCTCCATCAATACACTCTTGTAAATTTTCTTTAGATGAACCAATTCCATTAACTAATTTAAATAA from the Candidatus Woesearchaeota archaeon genome contains:
- a CDS encoding rubrerythrin family protein gives rise to the protein MDTNEIKTKYPKTYENIMTAFAGESQARNKYDFFAKVSRKEGHQKLAEFFEETAKNEMEHAKLLFKLVNGIGSSKENLQECIDGENYETEEMYPEFKTIAQDEGFKGAELLFDKLAKIEKLHEERYKRLLTELEADSLYNSKSGEKIAWICQKCGNVHEGEKAPEVCPVCAHPKGYYEREQIQY